A window from Candidatus Rickettsiella viridis encodes these proteins:
- the hemH gene encoding ferrochelatase has product MTAINHKAILLLNLGTPSAPAYKAVRQYLTEFLSDPRVVELPAWLWQPFLRTILLPLRSKRTARLYQSIWMEEGSPLAVHSKRLAEKVQQSLGDSFKVVLAMRYGQPSVAMILKKLLQKNNIQSLIILPLYPQYSATTTASCFDEIARILKQQRFIPSLQFISSYFDHPLYIAALAASIRQYWMKHGNDSMVLFSFHGLPQRSVDLGDPYAQQCHGTVNLLVKQLNLSSKQYRTVFQSRFGKAQWLQPYCDVVLQQLPRQGVKRVLMVCPGFAVDCLETLEEISQRYQQLFLKAGGESFHYIPALNATTLHSELLVDIIHENVKEKACPVP; this is encoded by the coding sequence GTGACAGCGATTAATCATAAGGCCATATTACTACTTAATCTCGGTACGCCTAGTGCCCCCGCTTACAAAGCCGTGCGTCAATATCTTACTGAGTTTCTGAGTGATCCACGAGTGGTTGAATTGCCTGCTTGGCTGTGGCAGCCTTTTTTAAGAACCATTCTATTACCGTTACGTTCTAAACGAACAGCAAGGCTTTATCAATCGATTTGGATGGAAGAGGGATCGCCATTAGCGGTGCATTCAAAAAGATTGGCTGAAAAGGTTCAGCAAAGCTTAGGCGATTCATTTAAAGTGGTTTTAGCGATGCGTTATGGGCAGCCTTCTGTTGCGATGATCTTAAAAAAATTATTGCAAAAAAATAACATTCAATCATTAATCATTTTGCCACTGTATCCGCAATATTCTGCGACGACTACGGCCAGTTGTTTTGATGAGATAGCAAGAATACTCAAACAACAGCGTTTTATTCCTTCATTACAATTTATTTCATCCTATTTCGATCATCCTTTGTATATTGCAGCGCTAGCAGCAAGCATACGACAATACTGGATGAAGCATGGAAATGATTCCATGGTATTATTTTCATTCCATGGGTTACCGCAGCGTAGTGTTGACTTGGGTGATCCTTATGCGCAGCAGTGTCACGGTACAGTAAATTTGTTGGTGAAACAATTAAATTTATCCTCTAAGCAGTATCGTACGGTATTTCAGTCAAGATTTGGAAAGGCACAATGGTTACAGCCTTATTGTGATGTGGTATTACAGCAACTTCCAAGACAAGGGGTAAAACGTGTGCTTATGGTTTGTCCGGGCTTTGCGGTGGATTGTTTAGAAACCCTAGAAGAAATATCGCAACGCTATCAGCAACTCTTTTTAAAAGCCGGCGGGGAGAGTTTTCATTATATTCCCGCTTTAAATGCAACTACCCTTCATAGTGAATTATTAGTTGATATCATTCATGAAAATGTTAAAGAGAAAGCTTGCCCAGTTCCTTGA
- a CDS encoding CBU_0585 family protein: MTSIINGLKADKKYISETDSFLTQFDKKNPNKSLSQQKEIENYQALYQQRDTKIINQS; encoded by the coding sequence ATGACATCCATTATCAATGGCCTCAAAGCCGATAAAAAATATATTAGTGAAACCGATAGCTTTTTAACTCAATTCGATAAAAAAAATCCAAACAAATCACTGTCGCAACAAAAAGAAATAGAAAACTATCAGGCGTTATACCAACAACGCGATACAAAAATAATAAACCAATCCTAA
- the zapE gene encoding cell division protein ZapE has product MTPLQAYTQKIQEKILSYDPHQEMAMQQLQQIYTALLSTRKWRLFKKQPVCKGLYLWGEVGRGKTFLMDLFYNHLPVPKMRLHFYQFMQSIHAELTRLQGQSNPLDKIAQDFARKTHVLCLDEFLVHEIGDAMLLSQLLQSLFKQGITLITTANMPPDALYQNGLQRALFLPAITQLKQHLTIFHLETCRDYRLYQDIEKNNSLDNPVLVMPLSHVQHLFDVLTKDQTIHSQPLSIHGRLIKHKGYTDNTVWFDFASICAIPRSQIDYLSIARRFSTVLISQLMPMSEHNDNSARLFIHLVDVFYDAGIQLIVTSDTTMHDLYPQGRFLFEFKRTKSRLMAFQKEALKLINEKKGI; this is encoded by the coding sequence ATGACGCCCTTACAAGCCTATACACAAAAAATTCAAGAAAAAATCTTATCCTATGATCCACACCAAGAAATGGCGATGCAGCAATTACAACAAATCTACACTGCACTTCTAAGCACAAGAAAATGGCGACTATTCAAAAAGCAACCTGTGTGTAAAGGATTGTATTTATGGGGTGAAGTGGGGCGAGGCAAAACTTTTTTGATGGACCTTTTTTATAACCATCTGCCTGTACCAAAAATGCGACTGCACTTCTATCAGTTTATGCAATCTATCCATGCTGAACTAACACGACTACAAGGTCAATCTAACCCATTAGATAAAATTGCACAGGATTTTGCACGCAAAACACACGTCCTTTGTTTAGATGAATTTCTAGTACATGAAATAGGTGATGCCATGTTGCTTTCACAACTCCTACAAAGCTTATTTAAACAGGGTATCACTCTTATCACGACGGCAAATATGCCACCGGATGCCTTGTATCAAAATGGCCTGCAACGAGCACTATTTTTACCTGCTATTACACAACTCAAACAACATCTCACTATCTTCCACTTAGAAACCTGCCGTGATTACCGTTTGTATCAAGATATCGAAAAAAATAATAGCTTAGATAATCCAGTACTTGTCATGCCATTGAGCCATGTACAACACTTATTTGATGTGCTAACTAAAGACCAAACCATTCACTCTCAACCACTTTCTATTCATGGACGTCTGATTAAGCATAAAGGCTATACTGATAATACGGTTTGGTTTGATTTTGCTTCGATCTGCGCTATTCCTCGCAGCCAGATCGATTATTTAAGTATTGCAAGACGTTTTTCTACTGTTTTAATTAGTCAACTTATGCCAATGAGTGAACATAATGATAATAGTGCACGGCTTTTCATCCATTTAGTCGATGTATTCTATGACGCCGGCATACAATTGATAGTAACAAGTGATACAACGATGCATGATCTTTATCCACAAGGCCGTTTTCTGTTTGAATTCAAACGAACTAAAAGCCGTCTGATGGCTTTTCAAAAGGAAGCTTTAAAACTCATTAACGAAAAAAAGGGCATTTAA
- a CDS encoding RMD1 family protein produces the protein MRCISFCTAASYKLSALADYFRSRYYTAKLFRNVLYITKNNKEIDIFFFSHGCFVTWGLRKEQEERLIKQIAPFSEGVLKKAEIERDRFIYHIDKETRIFPHQRFNVDVITLEEGETDNIQMKLAISYGLAQSIKLEFYEESIQKNIRANSRFPKELAEDGKISLSRRAISKRIGEIFLTRSSVNLSSEYLDVPEYFWRYSNLEEYYVMTEKFLDITKRVEALNHKLDVVHEILEMLNSQLEHRYSSILESVIILLIFIEIVVQIIQHV, from the coding sequence ATGCGTTGTATTTCTTTTTGTACGGCTGCGAGTTATAAATTAAGCGCATTGGCCGACTATTTTCGTAGCCGTTATTATACCGCTAAATTATTTCGTAACGTGTTGTATATCACTAAGAACAATAAAGAGATAGATATTTTCTTTTTTAGCCATGGTTGTTTTGTTACCTGGGGTTTACGCAAAGAACAAGAAGAAAGGTTAATCAAACAAATTGCTCCTTTTTCGGAGGGCGTGCTTAAAAAGGCAGAAATAGAAAGAGATCGTTTTATTTATCATATTGATAAAGAGACACGAATTTTTCCGCATCAACGATTTAATGTGGATGTGATTACTCTCGAGGAAGGCGAAACCGATAACATACAAATGAAATTAGCTATTTCATATGGTTTAGCACAGTCTATCAAATTAGAGTTTTATGAAGAGTCTATTCAGAAAAACATACGCGCTAATAGTCGTTTCCCTAAGGAATTAGCCGAAGATGGAAAAATATCGTTGTCACGTAGAGCGATATCGAAACGTATTGGTGAAATTTTCTTAACTCGAAGTTCTGTCAATTTGAGTAGTGAATATCTCGATGTTCCGGAGTATTTTTGGCGTTACTCTAATCTTGAAGAATATTATGTGATGACAGAAAAGTTTCTAGATATTACTAAGCGTGTGGAAGCACTGAACCATAAGCTAGATGTAGTACATGAAATTTTAGAAATGCTTAATAGCCAGCTTGAACACCGTTATTCTAGTATTTTAGAGTCCGTTATTATCCTATTAATATTTATTGAAATTGTTGTTCAAATCATACAACATGTTTGA
- a CDS encoding CYTH domain-containing protein: protein MFLEIELKLSIDANPAHIALLFNHSLLKNVHPVSEELISRYFDTPDLCLWKQGLSLRIREAEGRTIQTLKTAGKQLGELQHRHEWDQPIEDASPNIHAFKDKEVSKKLETIMGKQPLIELFHTRFNRTQWNLETEDGTKIELVLDQGTVRTATQHMPLHEIELELKQGDAQQIEKIATLLKQTIPLTLETRSKAERGYKLYTHSNGVFGKLPQK, encoded by the coding sequence ATGTTTCTCGAAATTGAACTTAAATTAAGTATTGATGCAAACCCCGCCCATATAGCATTACTTTTTAATCATTCCCTTTTAAAAAACGTTCACCCGGTTTCTGAAGAATTAATCAGCCGTTATTTTGATACGCCGGATTTATGCTTATGGAAACAAGGACTCTCACTACGCATTCGAGAAGCAGAAGGTCGCACGATACAAACCTTAAAAACCGCGGGCAAACAGTTGGGTGAGCTACAGCATAGACATGAATGGGATCAACCGATAGAAGATGCATCGCCTAATATCCACGCCTTTAAAGACAAAGAAGTCTCTAAAAAATTAGAAACCATCATGGGTAAGCAACCCCTAATAGAATTATTTCATACACGATTTAACCGAACCCAATGGAATTTGGAAACAGAGGATGGTACAAAAATTGAACTTGTCCTGGATCAAGGTACGGTTAGGACGGCCACGCAACACATGCCTTTGCACGAAATTGAGCTAGAATTAAAACAAGGCGATGCCCAACAGATCGAAAAAATCGCTACACTGCTAAAACAAACGATTCCATTAACCCTAGAAACACGCAGTAAAGCAGAAAGAGGCTATAAGCTTTATACTCACAGCAATGGGGTTTTCGGCAAGTTGCCGCAAAAATAA
- a CDS encoding flavohemoglobin expression-modulating QEGLA motif protein has protein sequence MGNYKKDGHLTLRLLSDRIVKAQQPIRILDSIKWGGEIQQAFFAKKCKELPPVDSDYYQKNKFSFDFDEKREEFQMLERDISRQVGQFSSVGSIMLRMCREYRYVLRFLEARGTAAFSGLSQELYGSADDAFYVNAPRLKDLAKIVSSALDNIKDKITNEFDEKKYTSAQAAKILNERLSHYFVNSNLANRVKVSDGIVADAAAGSEWIKIRKDALFSERDLKILEVHEGWVHMGTTLNGLQQPICTFLSKGPPSSTVTQEGLAIIMEIFHFVSSPLRIKKLTDRVSAIAMAEEGANFLEVFNFFQSQHYSDEDSYKSSVRIFRGSLPDKGPFTKDLVYSKGFILIYNYLRLAVQEGLVERIPLLFVGKTSLEDQRLLSHLYEEKLIIAPQYIPHQLKDLAALSCWMCYSLFLNKLDLEMIAVDYRNILEG, from the coding sequence ATGGGAAATTATAAAAAAGATGGTCATCTTACACTACGCCTATTATCAGATCGTATTGTTAAAGCACAGCAGCCTATTCGTATTTTAGATAGTATTAAGTGGGGCGGTGAAATACAACAGGCGTTTTTTGCAAAAAAATGTAAAGAATTACCGCCAGTGGATAGCGATTATTATCAAAAAAATAAATTTTCATTTGATTTTGATGAAAAGCGCGAAGAATTTCAAATGCTAGAACGCGATATTAGTCGTCAAGTCGGCCAATTTAGCTCAGTCGGTAGCATTATGTTACGCATGTGTAGAGAATATCGCTATGTATTACGTTTTTTAGAAGCTCGCGGTACGGCAGCGTTTAGTGGCTTATCTCAAGAGCTTTATGGTAGTGCTGATGATGCTTTTTATGTGAATGCACCGCGTTTAAAAGATCTAGCAAAAATAGTCTCTTCAGCGCTGGATAATATCAAAGATAAAATAACCAATGAATTCGATGAAAAAAAATATACCAGTGCACAAGCCGCAAAAATCCTCAATGAACGGTTATCGCATTATTTTGTCAATTCCAATCTAGCGAATCGTGTTAAGGTCAGTGATGGTATTGTTGCCGATGCCGCTGCCGGATCAGAATGGATAAAAATACGTAAAGATGCACTTTTTAGTGAACGTGATTTAAAAATTTTAGAGGTTCATGAAGGGTGGGTGCATATGGGAACCACGCTGAATGGCTTGCAGCAACCTATTTGCACTTTTTTAAGTAAAGGCCCTCCTTCTTCAACGGTTACACAAGAAGGATTGGCCATTATTATGGAAATTTTTCATTTTGTTTCTTCACCGTTACGGATTAAAAAATTGACGGATAGAGTGAGTGCGATAGCGATGGCTGAAGAAGGTGCTAACTTTCTGGAGGTTTTTAATTTTTTTCAATCGCAGCATTACAGTGATGAGGATAGTTATAAAAGCTCGGTGCGTATTTTTCGCGGTAGTTTGCCGGATAAAGGGCCTTTTACCAAAGATTTGGTTTATAGCAAGGGCTTTATTTTAATCTATAACTATCTACGTTTAGCAGTACAAGAAGGTTTAGTAGAAAGAATTCCCCTGTTATTTGTAGGCAAAACCAGTTTAGAAGATCAGCGTTTGTTATCTCACCTCTATGAAGAAAAATTGATTATTGCGCCGCAATATATTCCTCATCAGCTTAAAGACTTAGCCGCTTTAAGTTGTTGGATGTGTTATTCGCTGTTTCTAAATAAGTTAGATCTGGAGATGATTGCGGTTGATTACCGTAATATTTTAGAGGGTTAA
- a CDS encoding HU family DNA-binding protein has translation MAKKLAKKKSVTTKARKKAKVTSGKKIPSISKSFTKTELINGMIKGTELPKKKVVEVLDTLQAIMHGHAKAGHAFSMPGMFKVTVVKKAATKSRKGINPFTGEPTIFKAKPARKIVKIKPLKKLKTSV, from the coding sequence ATGGCTAAAAAGTTAGCTAAGAAAAAGTCTGTTACAACAAAAGCTCGTAAAAAAGCGAAAGTAACATCCGGTAAAAAAATACCGTCTATTAGTAAGTCTTTTACAAAGACTGAATTAATAAACGGCATGATAAAAGGAACTGAATTACCTAAGAAAAAAGTAGTTGAAGTGCTTGATACGTTGCAAGCAATCATGCATGGGCATGCAAAAGCAGGTCATGCTTTTTCTATGCCAGGCATGTTTAAAGTGACTGTTGTCAAAAAAGCAGCTACCAAGTCGCGCAAAGGCATTAATCCTTTCACCGGAGAGCCTACTATTTTCAAGGCAAAACCTGCTCGTAAGATTGTGAAAATTAAACCGCTGAAAAAATTAAAGACATCTGTTTAA
- a CDS encoding alpha/beta hydrolase produces the protein MTTLIPFPLNRQQSLLLAGPAGQLEVLTTYPESPRNPPVIAVICHPHPLFGGTLTNKVVTTLARSFNTLGFSTVRFNFRGVGKSQGEYAKGIGETEDLLALLQWLKTACPDHAVWLAGFSFGAYVAACGAKKWPVEQLICVAPPIENFPFKSLPPFPCPWLLVQGDQDEVVSANAVFSWAENLDNPPPVIKIKGATHFFHGQLIELREELIAAITPTLKTT, from the coding sequence ATGACAACACTAATACCCTTCCCTTTAAATCGCCAACAGAGCCTATTACTAGCAGGCCCTGCCGGCCAACTTGAGGTGCTAACCACCTATCCTGAATCCCCGCGCAATCCGCCTGTCATCGCCGTTATCTGCCACCCCCACCCTTTATTTGGTGGCACGCTAACGAATAAGGTCGTTACTACCTTAGCACGCAGCTTTAACACGCTAGGTTTTAGCACTGTACGCTTTAATTTTCGTGGTGTCGGTAAAAGCCAAGGTGAATACGCTAAGGGAATAGGTGAAACCGAGGATTTATTAGCCCTGCTACAATGGCTAAAAACAGCCTGTCCTGACCATGCGGTTTGGTTAGCAGGCTTTTCCTTTGGCGCTTATGTTGCAGCGTGTGGCGCTAAAAAATGGCCGGTAGAACAGCTTATTTGTGTTGCACCACCCATAGAAAACTTTCCCTTTAAGTCCCTACCACCTTTTCCTTGTCCTTGGCTACTGGTTCAAGGCGATCAAGATGAAGTCGTTTCTGCAAACGCTGTCTTTTCATGGGCAGAAAACTTAGATAATCCACCGCCTGTTATTAAAATAAAAGGTGCCACGCATTTTTTTCATGGCCAATTGATTGAATTACGTGAAGAACTCATCGCCGCAATAACACCCACGCTAAAAACAACATGA
- the rpoH gene encoding RNA polymerase sigma factor RpoH: protein MNNTHLQTLYTTALPISSTDAYIARLKQIPVLTTQEETELAERYYTDHDLNAAKKLVISNLRFVVHIAQTYTGYGLALADLIQEGNIGLMKAVKRFDPKVGVRLISFAVHWIKAEIQEFILKNWRIVKIATTKAQRKLFFNLRKMKMRLGWFNQKEIEQVAQDLGVKPETVREMESRLASHDMSLDIGNDDDSDSHANTYPLLGTHFEDKRYDPARLLEASDSAESSQSNLYQALAQLDPRSQSIIRERWLAQPKATLQELANRYQVSAERVRQLEQKAIKELRIAIESII from the coding sequence TTGAATAACACACACTTACAAACACTTTATACGACTGCCCTTCCAATCAGCAGTACCGATGCCTATATTGCTAGGCTTAAACAAATCCCCGTGTTAACCACCCAGGAAGAAACCGAATTAGCTGAACGCTATTATACGGACCACGACCTCAACGCCGCCAAAAAACTGGTCATTTCTAATCTACGATTCGTCGTGCATATTGCACAAACCTACACCGGATATGGGCTTGCCCTCGCCGACCTGATTCAGGAAGGTAATATCGGCTTAATGAAAGCAGTTAAACGCTTTGATCCTAAAGTCGGTGTACGACTTATTTCTTTCGCTGTGCATTGGATTAAAGCTGAAATTCAAGAGTTTATTCTGAAAAATTGGCGTATCGTCAAAATTGCCACCACCAAAGCACAACGCAAATTATTCTTTAATCTGCGTAAAATGAAAATGCGTCTAGGCTGGTTTAATCAAAAAGAAATTGAGCAGGTTGCACAGGATCTCGGTGTAAAACCAGAAACAGTACGTGAAATGGAATCGCGTTTAGCCTCTCACGATATGAGCTTAGATATTGGGAACGATGACGATTCAGATTCCCACGCTAACACTTATCCGTTACTCGGTACGCATTTTGAAGATAAGCGTTACGATCCAGCACGCTTATTAGAAGCGAGCGACTCTGCAGAATCTAGCCAAAGCAATCTCTATCAAGCACTGGCGCAATTAGATCCTCGTTCCCAATCCATTATTAGAGAGCGCTGGCTGGCTCAACCTAAAGCTACTTTACAAGAATTAGCGAATCGTTATCAGGTTTCTGCCGAACGTGTACGCCAACTTGAACAAAAAGCCATAAAAGAACTACGTATTGCAATAGAGAGTATCATATGA
- a CDS encoding endonuclease III domain-containing protein, whose product MAFTFSELYQRLLKRYGRQSWWPANHPFEVMVGAILTQNTNWSNVEKALANLQQKINLDAESILNLAQEELEACLNSSGYFRIKTQRLQFYCRWYLAQGGYQALQQLSTQKLRQLLLAVHGIGPETADDILLYAFDRPVFVIDTYTRRLLIRLQMIKGDEHYEVLQRLFEENLPKRVDLYKQFHALIIVHAKQCGRKKNKSECEICLLTERGAYSASS is encoded by the coding sequence ATGGCTTTCACATTCTCAGAACTTTATCAACGCTTACTAAAGCGGTATGGTCGTCAATCTTGGTGGCCTGCGAATCATCCTTTTGAAGTGATGGTGGGCGCTATTCTGACGCAAAATACCAATTGGTCGAATGTAGAAAAAGCCTTAGCAAATTTGCAGCAAAAAATTAACTTAGATGCTGAAAGTATTCTAAATCTTGCTCAAGAGGAATTAGAAGCTTGTTTAAACTCTTCGGGTTATTTCCGAATAAAGACGCAGCGCTTACAATTTTATTGTCGTTGGTATCTAGCGCAAGGTGGTTATCAGGCATTGCAACAATTAAGCACGCAAAAATTGCGTCAGTTATTGCTTGCAGTGCATGGCATAGGTCCAGAAACAGCAGACGATATTTTATTATATGCGTTTGACCGTCCTGTTTTTGTCATTGATACGTATACTCGGCGTTTACTCATACGGTTACAAATGATAAAGGGAGATGAACATTATGAAGTTTTACAACGCTTATTTGAAGAAAATTTACCGAAGCGAGTCGATTTATATAAGCAATTCCATGCTTTGATTATCGTGCATGCGAAACAGTGTGGCCGTAAAAAGAATAAATCTGAATGTGAGATATGTTTGTTAACTGAGCGTGGTGCTTATTCAGCGTCTTCGTAG
- a CDS encoding DUF3579 domain-containing protein — translation MLETIKHTKEKRIIIEGITESGETFRPSDWAERMCGCLASFENRRIAYSPQLRPSVNNETHAKCLVLDPRLKETKPDVFECIMKFAGENRLKIHESYEDAE, via the coding sequence ATGTTAGAAACAATTAAACACACGAAAGAAAAACGAATCATCATTGAAGGGATCACAGAAAGTGGTGAAACATTTCGACCCAGTGACTGGGCGGAACGGATGTGCGGATGTCTAGCCAGCTTTGAAAATCGACGCATCGCCTACTCTCCCCAACTACGCCCTAGCGTAAATAACGAAACCCATGCAAAATGCCTGGTACTCGATCCCCGGCTTAAAGAAACCAAGCCCGATGTATTTGAGTGTATTATGAAATTTGCTGGTGAAAATCGCTTAAAAATTCATGAATCCTACGAAGACGCTGAATAA
- a CDS encoding ABC transporter permease encodes MRAKIYWVAFISLLRKEIKRFLRIWMQTLLPPLITMGLYFLIFGGLIGSRLGTIEGFSYMQYIAPGLIMMSVITAAYTNVVTSFFGMRFQRSIEELIVAPLPNALLLSGFVAGGVARGLLVGLLVTLLALFFTHLQVHSFFVLLAIVPMTTILFSLAGFTNALFAKTFDDVSLVPTFVLTPLTYLGGVFYSIHLLPSFWQYLSLFNPILYIVNAFRFGLLGVSDIPVMQALVVIFFCCVGLFLLNLYLLNRGKGIRT; translated from the coding sequence ATGCGCGCTAAAATTTATTGGGTCGCTTTTATTAGTTTATTACGTAAAGAAATCAAGCGTTTTTTACGTATTTGGATGCAAACGCTATTACCACCGCTAATTACCATGGGGCTGTATTTTTTAATTTTTGGGGGGCTGATTGGGAGTCGTTTGGGGACAATTGAAGGTTTTAGCTATATGCAATATATTGCGCCCGGCTTGATTATGATGTCAGTGATTACCGCGGCTTATACCAATGTCGTGACTTCTTTTTTTGGTATGCGTTTTCAACGTAGTATAGAAGAGCTAATCGTTGCACCGTTACCTAACGCGTTACTGTTATCAGGATTTGTTGCGGGTGGCGTGGCGCGTGGGTTGCTGGTCGGATTGTTAGTAACGTTGTTGGCTTTATTTTTTACCCATCTACAGGTGCATAGTTTTTTTGTTTTGTTAGCGATTGTGCCTATGACAACTATTTTATTTTCGCTGGCTGGGTTTACCAATGCATTGTTTGCTAAAACCTTTGACGATGTTTCATTAGTACCTACGTTTGTCTTAACACCACTCACTTATCTGGGGGGCGTTTTTTATTCCATCCATTTACTACCGTCTTTTTGGCAGTATTTATCATTATTTAATCCTATTTTGTATATTGTCAATGCTTTTCGTTTTGGATTATTAGGCGTTAGCGATATTCCAGTGATGCAAGCCTTAGTGGTTATTTTCTTCTGTTGTGTGGGTTTGTTTCTGCTGAATCTTTATTTGTTGAATAGAGGCAAAGGTATTCGTACGTGA
- a CDS encoding L,D-transpeptidase family protein, whose product MQYFKHYSLRLVAGVFFYLLFATRAFALTFILPAQGNSVVGHVQWTQALPGDTFSKIGRRYDMGYFELVEANPTIDPVHLVPGTIIVIPSRFILPAGPRQGIVINLAELRIYYYPPHRHIVITYPVGIGREGWDTPLGPSWIAQKISNPTWFVPESIRKDRAKDGVHLPLKVPPGPDNPLGGYAMRLKQLTFLIHGTNDYEGVGRRSSAGCLRLFPEDIESLYPQVKRKERVYIVDSPYKVGWDKDRLYLEAHVPLQGRSALRLTQQRAIMEKLVGVNSDKAANIQWQSVDKIALSQNGIPQIIGISKGILKAAAHHSS is encoded by the coding sequence ATGCAATATTTTAAGCATTATTCTTTACGTTTAGTCGCTGGGGTTTTTTTCTATTTACTTTTTGCTACGCGAGCGTTTGCGCTAACATTTATTCTGCCTGCGCAGGGTAATAGTGTCGTAGGACACGTACAATGGACACAAGCATTACCGGGTGATACGTTTAGTAAAATAGGGCGACGTTATGATATGGGTTATTTTGAATTAGTAGAAGCGAATCCAACGATAGATCCCGTACATCTTGTGCCAGGCACCATCATTGTTATTCCTAGTCGTTTTATATTACCGGCGGGCCCACGTCAGGGTATTGTTATTAATTTAGCGGAATTACGTATTTATTATTATCCACCGCATCGTCATATTGTCATTACTTATCCAGTGGGCATTGGTCGAGAAGGTTGGGATACCCCGTTAGGGCCTTCTTGGATTGCGCAAAAAATTAGTAATCCAACCTGGTTTGTTCCTGAATCAATTCGAAAAGATCGTGCAAAAGATGGCGTTCATTTACCATTAAAAGTACCACCAGGACCAGATAATCCTCTGGGGGGCTATGCGATGCGTCTTAAACAATTGACTTTTTTAATTCACGGTACCAATGATTATGAAGGTGTGGGAAGGCGAAGTAGTGCAGGTTGTCTTCGACTATTTCCCGAAGATATAGAAAGTTTATATCCACAAGTTAAACGTAAAGAGCGTGTTTATATTGTGGATTCCCCTTATAAAGTAGGCTGGGATAAAGATAGACTTTATTTAGAAGCACATGTACCCTTACAAGGACGATCGGCATTACGATTGACGCAGCAACGAGCGATAATGGAAAAATTGGTGGGAGTTAATAGCGATAAAGCGGCTAACATCCAATGGCAATCAGTTGATAAAATTGCATTAAGCCAAAATGGAATTCCACAAATCATTGGAATATCCAAAGGCATCTTAAAAGCTGCTGCACACCATTCTTCTTAA